Part of the Pseudomonas lijiangensis genome is shown below.
CCACGCATCACCCTCAGATCACTGGTTGCAGCCACCGCGGCTCTGGGCATGACTTCTGCCTTTGCCGGTGAGGTTCAGGTCGCCGTGGCTGCCAACTTCACGGCGCCGATCCAGGCCATCGCCAAGGACTTCGAGAAAGACACCGGACACAAGCTGGTCGCCGCCTTTGGCTCGACAGGCCAGTTTTACACCCAGATCAAGAACGGCGCGCCTTTCGAGGTATTCCTGTCCGCCGACGACACCACCCCGGCCAGGCTTGAGCAGGAAGGCGACACCGTCAAAGGCTCGCGCTTCACCTATGCCGTCGGCACCCTGGCGCTGTGGTCGGCCAAAGAAGGTTATGTGGACAGCAAGGGCGACGTGCTCAAGGCCGGTCAGTATCAGCACCTGTCCATCGCCAATCCCAAGACCGCCCCCTACGGCCTGGCTGCCACGCAAGTACTGGGCAAGCTGGGGCTGATCGAGACGACCAAGGCCAAAATCGTGGAAGGCCAGAACATCACCCAGGCCTATCAGTTCGCCTCCACCGGCAATGCCGAGCTGGGTTTCGTCGCCCTGTCGCAGATCTACAAGGATGACAAACTCACCAGCGGCTCGGCCTGGATCGTCCCTGCCGAACTGCATGACCCGATCAAACAGGACGCGGTGATCCTCAACAAAGGCAAGGACAACCCGGCCGCCAAGGCTCTG
Proteins encoded:
- the modA gene encoding molybdate ABC transporter substrate-binding protein, with protein sequence MRAFLPRITLRSLVAATAALGMTSAFAGEVQVAVAANFTAPIQAIAKDFEKDTGHKLVAAFGSTGQFYTQIKNGAPFEVFLSADDTTPARLEQEGDTVKGSRFTYAVGTLALWSAKEGYVDSKGDVLKAGQYQHLSIANPKTAPYGLAATQVLGKLGLIETTKAKIVEGQNITQAYQFASTGNAELGFVALSQIYKDDKLTSGSAWIVPAELHDPIKQDAVILNKGKDNPAAKALVEYLKGPQAASVIKSFGYQL